A stretch of the Desulforamulus ferrireducens genome encodes the following:
- a CDS encoding BlaI/MecI/CopY family transcriptional regulator — MRPLPKISDAEWQVMKVIWAESPATANDVIKKLDGVMPWNDKTIKTLLGRLVKKGAISYQKEGRTHVYFPLVSEEECIKEENRSFLKRVYDGALSVMFVNFLEQHKLSPKEIEELKEILDKKQQ, encoded by the coding sequence ATGAGACCATTGCCGAAAATATCCGATGCTGAGTGGCAGGTTATGAAAGTCATTTGGGCTGAGTCACCTGCTACAGCCAATGATGTAATAAAAAAACTGGACGGTGTTATGCCCTGGAATGACAAAACCATTAAGACCCTGTTAGGCAGGCTGGTTAAGAAAGGAGCAATTTCTTACCAAAAGGAGGGGAGGACTCATGTTTATTTTCCCCTTGTTTCTGAAGAGGAGTGCATTAAGGAGGAAAATCGCTCCTTCCTGAAAAGAGTCTATGACGGAGCCCTTAGTGTCATGTTTGTTAATTTTCTTGAACAGCACAAACTATCGCCCAAAGAAATTGAAGAGTTAAAAGAAATTCTGGATAAAAAACAGCAGTAA
- a CDS encoding penicillin-binding transpeptidase domain-containing protein, which yields MKATKLLFLLLALTLVVGCKPIAESNPTAPPGNTVKNIVDLSNSFNGLTGTLVVKDIQSGQLDIYNEMNSQKRFSPMSSFKIMNSLIALQSGVIQRDNSHKKWDGTKHAAYTAAN from the coding sequence TTGAAAGCAACTAAGCTGCTGTTTCTATTACTTGCACTTACCCTAGTAGTAGGGTGCAAACCTATTGCAGAAAGTAACCCCACAGCCCCACCGGGCAATACTGTTAAAAATATTGTAGACCTAAGCAACTCATTCAATGGTTTAACTGGTACCTTGGTGGTCAAGGATATTCAATCTGGTCAGTTGGATATCTATAATGAAATGAATTCCCAAAAAAGGTTCTCCCCCATGTCGTCCTTTAAAATAATGAACTCTCTTATCGCCTTACAAAGTGGCGTGATACAGAGAGATAATTCCCACAAAAAATGGGATGGAACTAAACACGCAGCATATACAGCAGCCAATTGA
- a CDS encoding cell division protein FtsA: MAKVIFDENNTIFALDIGTRTVIGVVATFVDGNIKVLAQSMVEHQSRAMLSGQIHDIPKVAQAVQKVKEQLEKKLKVKLHKVAIAAAGRSLKTIRCRVDQETTGELEIDQMQINALELLGVQRAQDSLEQDASQVGKEKYYCVGHSVIGYYLDDFPINNLEGHRGKKIGAEVLATFLPVSVINSLHAVLARVGLEQLYLTLEPIAACEVVIPEQLRLLNLALVDVGAGTSDIAIAKDGTITAYGMVPLAGDGITELIVEGLMVDFLTAESIKRQLYLGKDIHFQDVLGVSMTVSCEQVLQLVEPALEKLAQEITQNILELNGQIPPKSVMCVGGGSQIPTLVERIARKLNLVQQRVVIRNRSNINCLIQDKKKALSGPDGVTVIGIATLAYKKLGQNFVTVSVNGQCFTLFNRNRLNVLQALGMLEFNPRELLGQNGKDLHFTLNGKPKTIFGELAKPAKITVNGHPANLQTLIKDGDVILVEKAVNGRDAAALVEDILAEMMEQRKGQGMPILTLNGEVVAAKTPISPGDSLEIVWWERAEVAAAKEDITEEKQESPQGIPLEVTVNGINIKMEGKREYILIDIFNYYDLDITSFSGQVKIKRNGNDAEYTEVLQNGDNIEISF; encoded by the coding sequence ATGGCCAAAGTAATATTTGATGAAAATAATACAATCTTTGCCTTAGACATTGGCACTAGGACTGTGATTGGGGTTGTGGCGACCTTTGTGGATGGCAATATTAAGGTACTGGCCCAGTCTATGGTGGAACATCAGAGTAGGGCTATGCTTAGTGGTCAAATACACGATATACCTAAGGTTGCCCAGGCAGTGCAAAAGGTGAAAGAGCAGTTAGAAAAAAAACTAAAGGTAAAACTGCACAAGGTAGCCATAGCTGCCGCGGGCCGTTCATTAAAAACCATTCGTTGCCGGGTTGATCAAGAGACAACAGGTGAACTGGAAATTGACCAGATGCAAATTAATGCCCTGGAACTATTGGGTGTGCAACGGGCCCAGGACTCCCTGGAACAGGATGCAAGCCAGGTGGGCAAGGAAAAATACTATTGCGTGGGGCACAGCGTTATTGGTTATTATTTAGATGATTTTCCCATCAACAATCTAGAAGGACACCGGGGTAAGAAGATAGGTGCCGAGGTCCTGGCTACCTTTTTGCCCGTTTCAGTGATTAACAGCTTACATGCGGTGTTAGCAAGGGTTGGCCTGGAGCAGCTCTACTTAACCCTGGAGCCTATAGCGGCCTGTGAAGTAGTGATCCCTGAACAACTGCGCTTGCTTAATTTAGCTTTGGTGGATGTGGGGGCAGGCACTTCAGATATTGCCATTGCCAAAGATGGTACCATTACGGCCTACGGTATGGTGCCACTGGCAGGGGACGGTATCACTGAATTAATTGTTGAAGGTTTAATGGTTGATTTTCTGACTGCCGAGTCAATTAAGCGCCAGTTGTATCTGGGTAAGGATATTCACTTCCAAGATGTTCTTGGTGTGTCAATGACGGTCTCCTGTGAACAAGTTTTGCAGTTGGTGGAACCGGCCTTGGAAAAACTAGCCCAGGAAATTACCCAAAATATACTGGAATTAAACGGCCAGATACCGCCTAAATCTGTCATGTGTGTGGGAGGTGGCTCCCAAATCCCCACCCTGGTGGAGAGGATTGCGAGGAAGCTGAACCTGGTACAACAGAGGGTAGTGATTAGAAACCGTTCTAACATTAATTGCCTAATACAAGACAAGAAAAAAGCACTTTCAGGGCCGGATGGAGTTACCGTTATTGGTATTGCCACCTTAGCTTATAAAAAACTGGGACAAAATTTTGTCACTGTATCGGTTAATGGACAGTGCTTTACCCTGTTTAATAGGAATAGGTTAAATGTACTCCAGGCCTTAGGTATGCTGGAATTCAATCCGCGGGAACTCCTCGGGCAAAATGGCAAGGACTTACATTTTACCCTCAATGGCAAGCCCAAAACAATTTTTGGGGAATTAGCTAAACCAGCAAAGATCACAGTTAATGGACACCCGGCTAACTTACAAACTCTCATTAAAGACGGAGATGTTATTTTAGTGGAGAAGGCAGTAAATGGTAGAGATGCTGCTGCCTTGGTGGAAGATATTTTGGCTGAAATGATGGAACAAAGAAAGGGTCAAGGTATGCCAATCCTTACCTTAAATGGGGAAGTGGTTGCGGCAAAGACTCCCATATCACCTGGGGATAGCTTGGAAATTGTCTGGTGGGAGCGGGCAGAAGTAGCTGCAGCCAAAGAGGATATTACCGAAGAAAAACAGGAATCCCCTCAAGGTATACCGCTGGAGGTAACCGTTAACGGTATAAATATTAAAATGGAAGGTAAAAGGGAATATATTTTAATTGATATCTTTAATTATTATGATCTGGATATAACCTCTTTTAGCGGTCAGGTAAAAATTAAACGGAACGGCAATGATGCCGAGTATACCGAAGTATTGCAAAATGGTGATAACATAGAAATATCTTTTTAA
- a CDS encoding YaiI/YqxD family protein — MSGKIIVDADACPKTVLAIAQSIGSEFGWELWTVASFNHNIQSPHHITVGNSSQEADMQIINITGKGDIVVTQDWGLAAMVLAKGAGAISPGGKIFRQETIDFLLEEREIKAKYRRGGGRTKGPRKRTPQDDEVFASQLRKLINEYLSQS, encoded by the coding sequence ATGTCGGGTAAAATTATTGTGGATGCAGATGCCTGTCCCAAAACAGTGCTGGCTATTGCCCAAAGTATAGGCAGTGAATTTGGCTGGGAGCTTTGGACGGTGGCCAGTTTCAACCATAACATCCAATCCCCCCACCATATCACAGTTGGCAACTCCTCCCAGGAAGCAGATATGCAAATTATCAATATCACTGGCAAAGGTGATATTGTGGTAACTCAGGATTGGGGTTTAGCTGCCATGGTTTTGGCCAAGGGTGCCGGGGCCATTTCACCTGGGGGAAAAATTTTTCGCCAAGAAACAATAGACTTTCTGTTGGAGGAAAGGGAAATAAAGGCTAAGTACAGAAGGGGTGGCGGCAGAACTAAAGGACCTCGTAAAAGAACACCCCAGGACGATGAGGTTTTTGCCAGCCAGCTCAGAAAATTAATCAATGAATATTTGTCACAAAGCTAA